Within the [Enterobacter] lignolyticus SCF1 genome, the region GGTCGATAGCGTACGCGCCCATGCGGGACGCCAGAATACGGTCGTACGGGCACGGAGAACCGCCGCGCTGGATGTGGCCGAGAACGGTCGCGCGGGTTTCACGCTTGGTTTCGGTTTCGATGTACTTCGCCAGCTCGTCAACGTCGCAGATGTGCTCTGTGATAGCGACGATCGCGTGTTTTTTCCCTTTCGCAATACCGGCTTTGATTTCAGCGACCAGATCTTCACGGCTGAACTCGACTTCAGGCACCACGACGAACTCACAGCCGCCCGCAATGGCCGCCGCCAGGGTCAGGTCGCCGCAGTAGCGGCCCATCACTTCAACGATGGAGATACGCTGGTGAGAAGAAGAGGTGTCGCGCAGACGGTCAATCGCTTCCACGACGGTACCCAGCGCGGTGAAGAAGCCGATGGTGTAGTCGGTGCCCTTGATGTCGTTATCGATAGTGCCCGGCAGGCCAACGCACGGGAAGCCCATTTCGGTCAGGCGCTTGGCGCCCATATAGGAACCGTCACCGCCGATAACCACCAGCGCGTCCAGGCCGCGCTTTTTCATGTTTTCGATAGCCACAGCGCGAACTTTTTCGTCGCGGAATTCCGGGAAACGCGCAGAGCCCAGGAAGGTGCCGCCGCGGTTGATCATGTCGGACACGCTGTAGCGGTCGAGCTGCACCATACGATCTTCATACAGACCGAGGTAGCCATCATAGATACCAAAAACTTCCAGACCTTCCGAAAGCGCTGCGCGTACAACGCCACGGATTGCTGCGTTCATACCCGGGGCATCACCGCCGCTTGTCAACACACCGATTTTCTTAATCATGACTACCTCTGAACTTAGGAATGCAAATATAGAGTCTGTTTGCCCGAAGCGCTCCCCACCGGGAGTGAACGATACGTATAAGTACAAATAGTATATCAAGCGCTTCGTGCTGAATTGATTCAGGTCAGGCTAACTGGCGGTAATTTATCCAAAAAAAGCCCGACCGGTCCACATTTTTACAACGAATTACGAAAGTCCAAAAAGCCCTGCCGCCCCTGCGGCACCACCGAGCACGGATCCTGATGGATAATGACATCAGATCCCGGAAAGCGCAGCAATATTGCCTGTTCTACCTGCTCGGCCACAAGATGCGCTTGCACCAACGGCAGGTTATCTTCCATTTCCAAATGAATCTGAATAAAGCGGGTCGGCCCTGACTGCCGCGTTCGAAGGTCATGCGCGCCGCGCACGCCTGGCCAGCCGGTCACGATGTTGATGATTTGCTGGCGTTCCTCATCCGGTAGTGCGCGATCCAGCAACGATTGCACCGCTTCGTAACCCATGCGTAATGCACTATATAAAATATAGACGCCAATCCCCAGAGCAAACAGTGCGTCCGCGCGATGCCAGCCGTACCAGGAGAGCCCCAACGCCACCAGAATAGCGCCGTTCATCATAACATCGGACTGATAATGGAGCATATCGGCGCGCACCGCCTGGCTTTGCGTCTTATGCACCACCCAGCGCTGAAACGTCACCAGCACCAGAGTGCAGATCAGCGCGACCACCGTCACTATCATCCCGACGCCGGGCTCGTTCATCGGCTGGGGCGTAATCAGGTGCAGGATCCCCGTGAGGAACAAAAACAGCGCCGAACCGGAAATAAACATGCTTTGCGCCAGCGCCGCCAGCGACTCCGCCTTGCCGTGACCAAAGGTATGATCTTCATCGGCTGGCTGTAACGAGTAGCGCACCACCAGCAGGTTGGTCAACGAGGCCGCAATATCCACCAGCGAGTCCACCAGCGCCGCCAGAATACTGACCGACCCGGTGTACCACCACGCAAAAATTTTGATCACCAGTAACGAAGACGCCATCACCGTCGCCGCGATGGCCGCGCGGCTGACCAGACGGCCATAAGATTGAATCATAAACACTCCTGCTGTCATCTGCGGGTAGTATAGCGGAATTCGATAGCAGGAAATTGCGGGCAAAAAAAACCCCCACATCATGTGGGGGAAGACAGGGATGGTGTCTATGGCAAGGAAAACAGGGTTTGTTACTGGGTACGTCGGGTACTGCTACTACTCAATAAGGTGCTGGTTGAGTCTTGCTGCATCCGTGCGACCTCACGCAACTGATCCATTCGTTGCTGGTGCTTCTCGTTCAAAACCGCTTGCTGCTCGGGCGTTAACAGGCGATACATCTGGTTGCGCACTCTCGCCATTTCAACCTGGCGGGCAACCATCTCCTGCGCCATTTTTTCTGCCTGAGCGCGGACAGCAGTTTCATCAAATTTATCTGCGGTGACAAGGCGGTGCATTGTCTCCATTTCGCTAACATCAACAGGCGGTTGGTCGTGCCGCGCACGTTGCATAAGATCCCGCATCTGTTGGCGCTGATGTTCGGTTAAACTTATGCCGTCAAACATATGGCTCTGGCTGCTGCGCTGCATATCCACTTCGGTGGGTTGCCAGTTAACGCCGGTGACGACTTCAGCAGCCTGGCAATACGCAGTGAGCGCCAGTGTTGAGGCCATGACGGCAGCGGTAACTTTGCGCATCACTTGCTCCCAAAAACTTTTGTGTCGCGATTCAACGAGAGACAGTCTACGATTCAGGCTGCAAACATGCGTCAGGGGGTGTAAAACAACGTAAAGCCATGGATTAACGAGCCTTGATGACGTAATTTCTGCCTCGGAGGTATTTAATCAATGAATAAAATCCTGTTAGTTGATGATGACCGGGAGCTCACCTCCCTGTTGAAGGAATTGCTTGATATGGAAGGCTTTAACGTGCTCGTTGCCCATGACGGGGAGCAGGCGCTGGCGCTTCTTGATGACAGCATTGACCTGCTTTTGCTCGACGTGATGATGCCGAAGAAAAACGGTATTGATACGCTTAAAGAGCTTCGCCAGACACACCAGACGCCGGTAATTATGCTGACCGCGCGCGGCAGCGAACTGGATCGCGTCCTCGGCCTTGAGCTGGGCGCGGACGACTATTTGCCAAAACCGTTTAACGATCGCGAGCTGGTCGCGCGTATTCGCGCCATTCTGCGCCGTTCTCACTGGAGCGAGCAGCAGCAAAATACCGAAACCGGTTCGCCGACGCTGGAAGTCGACGCCCTGAGCCTCAACCCGGGCCGCCAGGAAGCCAGCTTCGACGGCACCACGCTTGAGCTAACCGGCACCGAGTTCACGCTGCTGTACCTGCTGGCGCAGCATCTCGGCCAGGTGGTTTCCCGCGAACACCTGAGCCAGGAAGTGCTGGGCAAGCGCCTGACGCCGTTTGATCGCGCTATCGACATGCACATCTCCAACCTGCGCCGTAAGCTGCCGGAGCGGAAAGATGGTCATCCCTGGTTTAAAACCCTGCGCGGCCGCGGTTATCTGATGGTGTCCGCTTCATGATAGGAAGTTTGACAGCACGCATCTTTGCCATTTTCTGGTTAACCCTGGCACTGGTGCTGATGCTGGTGCTGATGCTGCCGAAGCTTGATTCGCGCCAGATGACCGAGCTTCTGGACAGCGAACAGCGTCAGGGGCTGATGATTGAACAACACGTTGAAGCTGAGCTGGCGAACGACCCACCCAACGATTTGATGTGGTGGCGTCGCCTGTTCCGCGCCATCGATAAGTGGGCGCCGCCGGGGCAACGCCTGCTGCTGGTGACCAGCGAAGGCCGCGTGATCGGCGCAGAACGCAACGAAATGCAGATCATTCGTAACTTTATCGGCCAGTCCGATAACTCGGATCATCCGCAGAAAAAACGCTACGGCCGGGTGGAAATGGTCGGGCCGTTTTCCGTTCGCGATGGGGAAGACAACTACCAGCTGTACCTGATTCGTCCGGCGAGCACGTCGCAATCCGATTTTATCAACCTGCTGTTTGACCGCCCTCTGCTGCTGCTGATCGTCACGATGCTGGTCAGTTCTCCGCTGCTGCTCTGGCTGGCGTGGAGCCTGGCGAAACCGGCGCGCAAGCTGAAGAATGCCGCCGATGAAGTCGCTCAGGGCAACCTGCGTCAGCATCCTGAACTAGAGGCCGGGCCGCAGGAGTTTCTCGCCGCGGGCGCGAGCTTCAACCAGATGGTGACGGCGCTGGAGCGGATGATGACCTCGCAGCAGCGTCTGCTGTCGGATATCTCTCACGAGCTGCGCACGCCGCTTACGCGCCTGCAGCTGGGCACCGCCCTGCTGCGTCGCCGGGCCGGCGAGAGCAAAGAGCTGGAGCGAATCGAGACCGAAGCCCATCGTCTGGACAGCATGATCAACGATCTGCTGGTGATGTCGCGCAATCAGGCGAAAAACGCGCTGGTCAGCGAAACGATAAAAGCCAACCAGATCTGGAACGAGGTGCTGGACAACGCCGCGTTTGAGGCTGAACAGATGGGTAAATCGTTCACCGTGGAGTACCCGCCGGGGCCATGGCCGCTGTACGGCAACCCGAACGCCCTGGAGAGCGCGCTGGAGAACATCGTGCGCAACGCCCTACGCTACTCGCACACCAAAATCTCGGTCAGCTTCTCGGTAGATAAAGACGGTATAACCGTTAACGTCGATGACGACGGTCCTGGCGTAAGTCCGGAAGACAGGGAGCAGATTTTCCGTCCGTTCTACCGGACCGACGAGGCCCGCGATCGCGAATCCGGCGGCACCGGGCTGGGCCTGGCGATTGTCGAAACCGCCGTTCAGCAGCACCGCGGCTGGGTGAAAGCCGACGACAGCCCGCTGGGCGGTCTGCGGTTAACCATCTGGCTGCCGCTGTACAAGCGTTCGTAGCGCCCTCTTAACCCTCTCCGGCAAAGGAGAGGGTTAAGGCGATGGCCGTTATTTCCCCCACAGCCGCCGCGAATTATCCTCAATCACTCCGCTTATCCGCCGCTTTTGCATGGTACGCGCCCAGCTCACCGACAGCCCCGCTGCCGACAGCAGACGGTGGTACCGATCGTCATCAAACGGCATATGCCAGGCAATGGCCGCCGCCTCATAGACCGACACATCGCTCAGGCGCGACGCCAGCTCCAGCGGCTGTTCGCTGGACACCGGCCCGCCGGCAATCACCCGGTACAGCCAGCCCACCCGCCCGCTGTTTTGCATCAACGACGATATATCGCTGATGCCG harbors:
- the pfkA gene encoding 6-phosphofructokinase, giving the protein MIKKIGVLTSGGDAPGMNAAIRGVVRAALSEGLEVFGIYDGYLGLYEDRMVQLDRYSVSDMINRGGTFLGSARFPEFRDEKVRAVAIENMKKRGLDALVVIGGDGSYMGAKRLTEMGFPCVGLPGTIDNDIKGTDYTIGFFTALGTVVEAIDRLRDTSSSHQRISIVEVMGRYCGDLTLAAAIAGGCEFVVVPEVEFSREDLVAEIKAGIAKGKKHAIVAITEHICDVDELAKYIETETKRETRATVLGHIQRGGSPCPYDRILASRMGAYAIDLLLQGHGGRCVGIQNEKLVHHDIIDAIENMKRPFKTDWLDCAKKLY
- the fieF gene encoding CDF family cation-efflux transporter FieF (FieF, a metal efflux transporter, is a member of the CDF (cation diffusion facilitator) family of transporters.) codes for the protein MIQSYGRLVSRAAIAATVMASSLLVIKIFAWWYTGSVSILAALVDSLVDIAASLTNLLVVRYSLQPADEDHTFGHGKAESLAALAQSMFISGSALFLFLTGILHLITPQPMNEPGVGMIVTVVALICTLVLVTFQRWVVHKTQSQAVRADMLHYQSDVMMNGAILVALGLSWYGWHRADALFALGIGVYILYSALRMGYEAVQSLLDRALPDEERQQIINIVTGWPGVRGAHDLRTRQSGPTRFIQIHLEMEDNLPLVQAHLVAEQVEQAILLRFPGSDVIIHQDPCSVVPQGRQGFLDFRNSL
- the cpxP gene encoding cell-envelope stress modulator CpxP, with protein sequence MRKVTAAVMASTLALTAYCQAAEVVTGVNWQPTEVDMQRSSQSHMFDGISLTEHQRQQMRDLMQRARHDQPPVDVSEMETMHRLVTADKFDETAVRAQAEKMAQEMVARQVEMARVRNQMYRLLTPEQQAVLNEKHQQRMDQLREVARMQQDSTSTLLSSSSTRRTQ
- the cpxR gene encoding envelope stress response regulator transcription factor CpxR, giving the protein MNKILLVDDDRELTSLLKELLDMEGFNVLVAHDGEQALALLDDSIDLLLLDVMMPKKNGIDTLKELRQTHQTPVIMLTARGSELDRVLGLELGADDYLPKPFNDRELVARIRAILRRSHWSEQQQNTETGSPTLEVDALSLNPGRQEASFDGTTLELTGTEFTLLYLLAQHLGQVVSREHLSQEVLGKRLTPFDRAIDMHISNLRRKLPERKDGHPWFKTLRGRGYLMVSAS
- the cpxA gene encoding envelope stress sensor histidine kinase CpxA, with translation MIGSLTARIFAIFWLTLALVLMLVLMLPKLDSRQMTELLDSEQRQGLMIEQHVEAELANDPPNDLMWWRRLFRAIDKWAPPGQRLLLVTSEGRVIGAERNEMQIIRNFIGQSDNSDHPQKKRYGRVEMVGPFSVRDGEDNYQLYLIRPASTSQSDFINLLFDRPLLLLIVTMLVSSPLLLWLAWSLAKPARKLKNAADEVAQGNLRQHPELEAGPQEFLAAGASFNQMVTALERMMTSQQRLLSDISHELRTPLTRLQLGTALLRRRAGESKELERIETEAHRLDSMINDLLVMSRNQAKNALVSETIKANQIWNEVLDNAAFEAEQMGKSFTVEYPPGPWPLYGNPNALESALENIVRNALRYSHTKISVSFSVDKDGITVNVDDDGPGVSPEDREQIFRPFYRTDEARDRESGGTGLGLAIVETAVQQHRGWVKADDSPLGGLRLTIWLPLYKRS